A DNA window from Mastomys coucha isolate ucsf_1 unplaced genomic scaffold, UCSF_Mcou_1 pScaffold21, whole genome shotgun sequence contains the following coding sequences:
- the LOC116101717 gene encoding pregnancy-specific glycoprotein 22-like, translating into MEVSSEFFSKGCTPWQRILLTASLLTCWLLSTTTSVTIESLPPKVVEGENVLLHVDNLPENLLVFAWYREVTSMKLVIGLYLPDYRTSVKGPEHSGREILYSNGSLWIQNVTREDTGYYTLRTKSKHGEIVSNTSVFLQVYSPLFICGRPTTLAPPTIELVPPSVPAGGSVLLLVHNLPEHLHSLFWYKGLVVFNKVEIARHRIAKNSNEPGPAHSGRETVYSNGSLLLQNVTWKDTGFYTLRTLNKYRKKELAHIYLQVDTSLSLCCDTLNSDQLTIDAVPQHAVEGGSVLLQVHNLPEDLQTFSWFKGVQCTHVFKIAEYSIATKAIITGRASSRRETAYTNGSLLLQDVTEKDSGLYTLVTTDSNLKVERAHVQVSVNKLATQPVLRVTDSTVRVQSSVVFTCFSDDIGISIRWLFNNKSLKLTERMTLSPSKCQLRIHTVRKRDAGEYQCEASNSVSSKISLPVSLSVVNE; encoded by the exons ATGGAGGTGTCTTCCGAGTTTTTCAGCAAGGGGTGCACACCCTGGCAGAGGATCCTACTCACAG CCTCCCTCTTAACCTGCTGGCTCCTGTCCACCACTACCAGTGTCACCATCGAATCCTTACCTCCCAAAGTGGTTGAAGGAGAAAATGTTCTTCTACACGTTGACAATCTGCCAGAGAATCTTCTAGTCTTTGCCTGGTACAGAGAAGTGACAAGTATGAAGCTTGTAATTGGACTGTATTTACCAGATTACAGAACAAGTGTAAAGGGGCCTGAGCACAGTGGTAGAGAGATATTGTACAGCAATGGGTCCCTGTGGATCCAAAATGTCACCAGAGAGGACACAGGATATTACACTCTTCGAACCAAAAGCAAACATGGAGAAATTGTATCAAATACATCTGTGTTCCTTCAGGTGTACT CTCCTCTTTTCATCTGTGGGCGTCCTACCACCCTTGCACCACCCACTATTGAATTAGTGCCGCCCAGCGTGCCTGCAGGGGGAAGTGTTCTCCTCCTTGTTCACAATCTTCCAGAGCATctccattccctcttctggtacaaAGGGCTGGTTGTATTTAACAAGGTCGAGATAGCCCGACACAGAATAGCCAAGAATTCAAATGAGCCGGGCCCTGCGCACAGCGGTAGGGAGACAGTGTACAGCAACGGGTCACTGCTGCTCCAGAATGTCACCTGGAAAGACACCGGATTCTACACCCTACGAACTCTGAATAAATATCGGAAAAAGGAATTAGCACACATTTACCTACAGGTGGACA cATCCCTTTCCTTGTGCTGTGACACTCTCAACTCTGACCAACTCACGATCGATGCAGTGCCACAGCATGCTGTTGAAGGGGGAAGTGTTCTTCTCCAGGTCCATAATCTCCCAGAAGATCTGCAGACCTTTTCCTGGTTCAAAGGTGTGCAATGCacccatgtttttaaaattgcagAATATAGCATAGCAACAAAGGCCATCATCACTGGCCGTGCATCCAGCAGACGAGAGACTGCATACACTAATGGATCCCTTCTGCTCCAGGATGTCACTGAGAAAGACTCCGGCTTGTACACACTGGTAACAACAGACAGCAATTTGAAAGTTGAAAGGGCACACGTGCAAGTCAGCGTGAACA AGCTTGCCACACAGCCTGTCCTGAGAGTCACAGACAGCACAGTCAGAGTACAGAGCTCAGTGGTCTTCACTTGCTTCTCAGACGACATTGGGATCTCCATCCGTTGGCTCTTCAATAATAAGAGTCTGAAGCTCACAGAGAGGATGACCCTGTCCCCATCTAAGTGCCAACTCAGGATACATACTGTCaggaagagggatgctggagagTATCAATGTGAGGCCTCCAACTCAGTCAGCTCGAAGATCAGTCTCCCAGTCAGCCTGTCTGTGGTGAATGAGTGA